From the Shewanella amazonensis SB2B genome, one window contains:
- a CDS encoding DUF1097 domain-containing protein: MFERLPVALAAGLLAALWVAVSGQLSWVTWVGFLGCSAYFAQGELSPRGVMSTWATTLSGVFWAWLILHGAEMLTMGYSAAILTGIVTAFMCLQASKRLLAFIPGTFLGCCAMFALHGDFLVVLPPLLVGALMGYAMSLLSGLLARYMPFAVAD; the protein is encoded by the coding sequence ATGTTTGAACGTTTGCCTGTGGCACTGGCCGCCGGCTTGCTTGCTGCCCTATGGGTGGCGGTATCCGGCCAACTTTCCTGGGTTACCTGGGTGGGGTTTCTGGGATGCAGTGCTTATTTTGCCCAAGGGGAGCTGAGCCCGCGGGGCGTTATGTCGACCTGGGCAACCACACTGTCGGGGGTGTTCTGGGCCTGGCTTATTCTCCATGGTGCTGAAATGCTGACCATGGGGTACAGCGCAGCCATTCTCACCGGCATAGTGACTGCGTTTATGTGCCTGCAGGCCAGTAAACGCCTGCTCGCCTTTATTCCCGGCACCTTTTTGGGTTGCTGCGCCATGTTTGCATTACATGGTGACTTCCTCGTGGTATTGCCGCCGCTACTCGTGGGCGCATTGATGGGATACGCCATGAGTCTTCTCTCTGGCTTGCTGGCGCGTTACATGCCCTTTGCTGTAGCAGACTGA
- a CDS encoding MBL fold metallo-hydrolase: MKYQIIPVTPFQQNCTLIWCENTRKAAVVDPGGNLERIYEALEKHGLTLDKILLTHGHIDHVGGAAKLSTETGVAIEGPHVDDAFWLENLPRQSQNFGFAHCDAFAPSRYLEEGESLRIGDVSLAVMHCPGHTPGHLVFFEPVTKLALVGDVLFRGSIGRTDFPGSDHKALINSITTKLWPLGKEVAFIPGHGPMSTFAEERAHNPFVADQLLG, from the coding sequence ATGAAATACCAGATAATTCCCGTGACGCCTTTTCAGCAAAACTGCACTCTCATTTGGTGTGAAAACACCCGCAAGGCTGCGGTGGTGGACCCGGGTGGAAACCTCGAGCGTATTTACGAGGCGCTGGAAAAACATGGACTGACATTGGATAAAATTCTGCTGACCCATGGCCACATAGATCATGTGGGCGGCGCCGCCAAGCTCTCAACGGAAACCGGCGTTGCCATTGAAGGCCCCCACGTGGATGACGCCTTCTGGTTGGAAAACCTGCCCCGTCAGAGCCAAAACTTTGGGTTTGCCCATTGCGACGCCTTTGCCCCTTCCCGCTACCTGGAGGAAGGCGAGAGTCTGCGTATTGGCGATGTATCGCTTGCTGTGATGCATTGCCCCGGGCATACGCCCGGACACCTGGTGTTTTTCGAGCCTGTCACCAAGTTGGCCCTGGTGGGGGATGTGCTCTTTCGTGGCTCAATTGGCCGAACCGACTTCCCCGGCTCAGACCACAAAGCACTCATCAACTCCATCACTACCAAGCTCTGGCCTCTGGGTAAAGAGGTTGCTTTTATCCCCGGGCACGGCCCCATGTCTACCTTTGCCGAAGAGCGGGCTCACAACCCCTTCGTGGCCGACCAGCTGCTGGGTTAA
- a CDS encoding alpha/beta fold hydrolase: protein MSVSSKHPNATGSKSTLPQMIAEKLTFTLPLDYQDAAKGEINVFARTLVHKDKQHLELPWLVYFQGGPGFAAQRPVSHSGWIKRALTEYRVLLLDQRGTGLSTPVNATSLAHLDDAGKADYLSHFRADNIIRDAEAIRAILSPDTPWTILGQSFGGFCVLRYLSVAAHGLKEAFITGGIPPLGRSADEVYRATYKRVLQKNRDFHQRFTDAAPLLADLHRYLLEHPVLLPPGQQLTPQMLQLLGIHLGMEDGPESVYYLLEQALQFTPSGNRINPLFVERFAQMLDYNTNPLFAVLHEAIYCEQQASNWAAHRIRAEYPQFDAAPPAPLLLTGEMIFPWMFDCFEHLKPLKGCAELLAAKTDWPPLYDPAALANNTVPVAAAIYSEDMFVEMDFSLETAKQVANLKYWLTSEYEHNGIRMDGERIFDRLIAINRGACLR, encoded by the coding sequence ATGTCTGTTTCAAGCAAACACCCCAATGCCACAGGGTCAAAATCCACCCTTCCACAAATGATTGCGGAAAAGCTGACCTTTACCCTGCCCCTGGATTATCAGGACGCAGCAAAAGGAGAGATTAACGTCTTCGCCCGTACTTTGGTACACAAGGACAAGCAACATTTGGAATTGCCCTGGCTGGTGTATTTCCAGGGAGGCCCCGGCTTTGCCGCCCAGCGCCCGGTCAGTCACAGTGGCTGGATAAAGCGGGCGCTGACAGAGTATCGGGTACTGCTGCTTGATCAGCGCGGCACAGGGCTTTCAACCCCAGTAAACGCCACAAGCCTTGCACACCTGGATGATGCAGGGAAAGCCGACTATCTCAGTCACTTCCGCGCCGATAACATTATCAGAGACGCCGAAGCCATTCGCGCCATTTTAAGCCCCGACACCCCCTGGACCATTCTGGGCCAAAGTTTTGGCGGCTTTTGTGTACTCAGGTACTTGAGTGTTGCCGCCCATGGCTTGAAAGAAGCCTTTATCACGGGCGGTATCCCTCCCCTTGGGCGCAGTGCAGACGAAGTTTACCGGGCAACCTATAAACGGGTATTGCAGAAGAATCGTGACTTCCATCAACGCTTCACGGATGCGGCCCCACTGCTTGCTGATTTGCACCGCTACCTGCTTGAGCACCCTGTGTTATTACCACCTGGACAGCAATTAACACCGCAGATGTTGCAGCTGCTGGGAATACATCTGGGGATGGAAGATGGCCCAGAGAGCGTCTATTACCTGCTTGAGCAGGCATTGCAGTTCACGCCCTCCGGGAACCGCATCAACCCACTTTTCGTAGAGCGCTTCGCTCAAATGCTGGATTACAACACCAATCCACTCTTTGCCGTGCTCCATGAGGCCATTTACTGCGAGCAGCAGGCGTCCAATTGGGCGGCGCACCGTATTCGCGCTGAATATCCGCAGTTTGACGCCGCGCCCCCTGCACCTTTGCTGCTCACGGGCGAGATGATTTTCCCCTGGATGTTTGACTGCTTTGAACACCTCAAACCACTGAAAGGATGCGCGGAGTTACTCGCGGCGAAAACAGATTGGCCACCGCTCTATGACCCAGCGGCGCTCGCCAACAATACCGTGCCGGTTGCTGCCGCTATTTACAGTGAAGATATGTTTGTGGAAATGGACTTCAGCCTGGAAACAGCCAAGCAGGTGGCCAATCTCAAGTATTGGCTGACGTCCGAGTATGAACATAATGGCATTCGTATGGATGGTGAACGCATATTCGATCGCCTCATCGCCATCAATCGCGGCGCCTGTTTACGCTAG
- a CDS encoding DUF4250 domain-containing protein, protein MEIRHPSQLSPEILVGIVNEKLRLQCPDKASLLYELGMPEAELDAKLADFDYHPETNQYRSR, encoded by the coding sequence ATGGAAATCCGTCATCCTTCACAGTTAAGCCCCGAAATCCTTGTTGGCATAGTCAATGAAAAACTTCGCCTGCAGTGTCCCGACAAGGCATCGCTTTTATACGAGCTGGGCATGCCTGAAGCCGAATTGGACGCCAAACTGGCTGACTTCGATTACCACCCCGAGACCAATCAATATCGCAGCCGCTGA
- a CDS encoding DNA topoisomerase III produces MILYIAEKPSLGRAIAEVLPKPHKKGEGYIELGNGDCVTWCIGHLLEQAEPDAYSPEYKQWQLAHLPIIPAEWKLTPRSSAKSQLAVVKRLIKQASSLVHAGDPDREGQLLVDEVISHAKVSASKLASTQRLLISDLNPDAVRRALGQLRSNKEFVPLATSALARSRADWLYGLNMTRAYTLQGRKVGYAGVLSVGRVQTPLLGLVVRRDLDIEHFEPKDHYEVLAHITTDKGESFCAKWQPSEACQPYMDEEGRVLSRRLAETVVSRIGGKPALVEHVSHKDKKQAPPLLYSLSALQIDCAKRFGMSAKEVLDTAQSLYERHKLITYPRSDSRHLPKEQLALVPDVLSAVSANAPELLEGAPSPDLHLVSKAWDDSKVDAHHAIVPTGKRTALSQLNQRERQLYLHIARQYLAQFYPNRLLADTEIQLIIEGGSFIARASVERAPGWRVLFQGRSTEQDEAKEPQETDASQKTPLPALNKGDIARCCHGELLAKQTQPPKHFTDATLLSAMTGIARYVSSPDIKRILKDTDGLGTEATRAGIIELLFKRGFLVRQGKSIVASQAGRGLIASLPEVATTADMTALWERQLSDICQRQLSYKGFMTPLVLELEKLIEQAAASLPTALAGVTAAGPKRSFRGRAGKGKGRAPGASAGRGRKSRSSPSGKVAT; encoded by the coding sequence ATGATCCTCTATATCGCCGAAAAACCGAGCCTCGGCCGCGCCATCGCTGAGGTGTTACCCAAACCCCATAAAAAGGGTGAGGGTTATATTGAGCTTGGCAACGGCGATTGTGTCACCTGGTGTATTGGCCACTTACTGGAGCAGGCCGAGCCGGATGCGTATTCTCCCGAATACAAGCAGTGGCAGCTTGCCCATCTGCCCATTATTCCCGCCGAGTGGAAACTCACTCCACGAAGTTCGGCCAAAAGTCAGCTGGCAGTCGTAAAGCGCCTGATTAAACAGGCTTCTTCTTTGGTTCATGCAGGGGACCCGGACCGCGAAGGACAGCTTCTGGTGGATGAGGTAATTTCCCACGCCAAGGTTTCTGCATCCAAATTGGCCTCCACCCAGCGCTTATTGATTTCCGATTTAAACCCCGACGCGGTGCGCCGCGCACTGGGACAGCTTCGCAGCAATAAGGAGTTTGTGCCGCTTGCCACATCGGCATTGGCGCGCAGTCGTGCCGACTGGCTTTACGGCCTGAATATGACCCGTGCTTACACGCTTCAGGGCAGAAAGGTGGGGTATGCAGGGGTGTTGTCTGTCGGACGGGTGCAAACCCCATTATTGGGTTTGGTGGTTCGCCGTGACCTGGACATTGAGCACTTTGAGCCCAAAGATCACTATGAGGTGCTTGCTCACATTACCACAGACAAGGGCGAGTCCTTTTGTGCCAAGTGGCAACCCAGCGAAGCTTGTCAGCCGTACATGGATGAAGAGGGGCGGGTGCTTTCACGCCGCCTCGCCGAAACTGTGGTGAGCCGCATTGGCGGTAAGCCGGCACTGGTTGAGCATGTCAGCCATAAAGACAAGAAGCAGGCGCCGCCATTGCTGTATAGCCTCTCGGCGCTGCAAATCGATTGCGCCAAACGTTTTGGGATGAGTGCCAAAGAGGTGCTGGATACGGCCCAGAGCCTGTATGAGCGACACAAGCTGATTACCTATCCCCGCTCTGACAGCCGTCATTTACCCAAAGAACAACTTGCTTTGGTGCCTGATGTGCTGTCGGCCGTCAGTGCCAACGCCCCTGAGCTTTTGGAAGGGGCGCCGTCACCTGATTTGCACTTGGTGTCCAAGGCCTGGGATGACAGTAAGGTGGATGCCCACCACGCCATAGTGCCAACGGGCAAACGAACGGCGCTGTCGCAACTTAACCAGCGGGAGCGTCAGCTTTATTTGCACATTGCACGGCAATATTTGGCGCAGTTTTACCCCAATCGCCTTCTGGCAGATACCGAAATCCAGCTGATTATCGAAGGCGGTAGCTTTATCGCAAGGGCGTCGGTTGAGCGAGCCCCAGGTTGGCGGGTATTGTTTCAGGGACGCAGCACAGAGCAGGACGAGGCGAAAGAGCCACAAGAGACTGATGCCAGCCAAAAGACGCCCTTGCCAGCCCTGAATAAGGGCGACATTGCCCGGTGCTGTCATGGTGAGTTATTGGCAAAGCAAACCCAACCCCCAAAACACTTTACCGATGCGACCTTGCTCAGTGCCATGACCGGCATTGCCCGTTATGTGAGTTCACCGGACATTAAACGTATATTGAAGGACACGGATGGCCTTGGCACCGAAGCGACCCGGGCCGGGATCATCGAACTTCTGTTTAAACGTGGCTTTCTGGTGCGCCAGGGTAAAAGCATCGTGGCATCCCAAGCCGGGCGGGGGTTAATTGCCAGCTTGCCTGAGGTGGCCACCACTGCCGATATGACCGCCCTGTGGGAGCGTCAGCTCAGCGATATTTGCCAACGTCAGCTTTCCTATAAAGGCTTTATGACACCACTGGTATTGGAACTTGAAAAGTTGATTGAGCAGGCCGCTGCCAGTTTACCGACCGCTCTGGCCGGCGTGACAGCGGCAGGGCCTAAACGGTCTTTCAGAGGCAGAGCTGGCAAGGGGAAAGGGCGTGCTCCCGGGGCAAGTGCTGGCAGAGGTCGCAAAAGCCGGTCAAGCCCAAGCGGCAAGGTTGCAACTTGA
- the purF gene encoding amidophosphoribosyltransferase, with product MCGIVGIVGHSSVNQTIYDALTVLQHRGQDAAGIVTVDNDAFRLRKANGLVRDVFEPKHMQRLQGNAGIGHVRYPTAGSSSSSEAQPFYVNSPFGISLAHNGNLTNTQDLSARLKQQRRHVNTTSDSEVLLNLLADELQQVQSAHLSADQVFDAVAKVHAQTRGAYAVVAMIVGEGLVAFRDPNGIRPLVLGKNETATGTEYMVASESVALDAVGFEVIRDVAPGEAVYVTLDGQLFTRQCAEAPLYSPCIFEFVYFARPDSTIDKVSVYASRVNMGAKLGEKIKKEWYDNDIDVVIPIPETSCDIALEIARVMDLPYRQGFVKNRYIGRTFIMPGQQERKKSVRRKLNAINTEFKGKNVLLVDDSIVRGTTSEQIIEMAREAGAKKVYFASAAPEIRFPNVYGIDMPTSNELIAHGRDADEIAKLIGADGIIFQDLTDLVEAVRMENPEIKRFETSVFDGDYITGDVTQAYLDHLTQLRNDDAKANRNSDVGTNLELHNVCHP from the coding sequence ATGTGTGGTATCGTCGGAATAGTTGGCCATTCCTCGGTTAATCAGACCATCTATGACGCACTGACAGTGCTTCAACACCGTGGTCAGGATGCAGCCGGGATAGTCACGGTAGACAATGACGCGTTCAGGCTCCGTAAGGCGAACGGACTGGTGCGTGATGTGTTTGAACCCAAACACATGCAGCGCCTGCAGGGTAACGCCGGTATCGGCCATGTGCGTTATCCCACCGCCGGGAGCTCCAGCTCCTCAGAAGCCCAGCCTTTTTACGTTAACTCGCCTTTTGGTATTTCTCTGGCGCACAACGGCAACCTGACCAACACTCAAGACCTGTCGGCTCGTCTTAAGCAGCAGCGTCGACACGTGAATACCACGTCGGATTCTGAAGTGCTGCTGAACCTGCTCGCCGATGAGCTGCAGCAGGTACAGAGCGCCCATCTGAGCGCCGATCAGGTGTTTGATGCCGTGGCAAAAGTGCACGCCCAAACCCGTGGTGCTTACGCGGTAGTGGCCATGATTGTTGGCGAAGGTCTTGTGGCCTTCCGTGACCCCAATGGCATTCGCCCGCTGGTGCTTGGCAAAAATGAAACCGCCACCGGCACAGAGTACATGGTGGCCTCAGAGAGTGTGGCCCTGGATGCCGTGGGTTTTGAAGTCATTCGTGATGTTGCGCCGGGCGAAGCCGTATACGTCACCCTCGACGGTCAGCTGTTTACCCGTCAGTGCGCCGAAGCGCCGCTCTATTCGCCCTGTATTTTCGAATTTGTTTACTTTGCCCGTCCAGACTCCACCATCGACAAGGTGTCTGTGTACGCCAGCCGGGTAAATATGGGCGCCAAACTGGGCGAGAAAATCAAGAAAGAATGGTACGACAACGACATCGATGTGGTTATCCCCATTCCTGAAACCTCCTGTGATATCGCACTGGAAATTGCCCGTGTTATGGACTTGCCTTACCGTCAGGGCTTTGTAAAGAACCGCTACATTGGCCGTACCTTCATCATGCCTGGTCAGCAGGAGCGTAAGAAGTCAGTGCGCCGTAAACTCAATGCCATCAACACCGAGTTTAAGGGCAAGAATGTGCTTTTGGTGGACGACTCCATCGTGCGTGGTACCACGTCAGAGCAAATCATCGAGATGGCCCGCGAAGCCGGTGCCAAGAAGGTGTATTTCGCCTCTGCTGCCCCTGAAATTCGTTTCCCCAACGTGTACGGCATCGATATGCCCACTTCCAATGAGCTGATTGCCCACGGACGTGATGCGGATGAAATTGCCAAACTGATTGGTGCCGATGGTATCATCTTCCAGGATTTGACTGATCTGGTTGAAGCTGTGCGTATGGAAAACCCCGAAATCAAGCGTTTTGAAACATCGGTGTTTGACGGTGATTACATCACTGGTGATGTGACTCAGGCGTATCTTGACCACCTCACTCAGCTGAGAAACGATGATGCCAAGGCAAATCGCAACAGCGATGTGGGCACGAATCTCGAGCTGCACAACGTCTGTCACCCGTAA